A window of Nicotiana tabacum cultivar K326 chromosome 24, ASM71507v2, whole genome shotgun sequence contains these coding sequences:
- the LOC107784860 gene encoding uncharacterized protein LOC107784860: MAVSEEESSSSSSAGCSSKSRSAASRGASYLAKTVLRGSVVLQVVYGRIRSSTSYDVVLGKETSVELVIIDEDGIVQSICEQPVFGIIKDIAVLPWNEKFRAGSLQLLSKDLLVVISDSGKLSVLRFCNEMHRFFAVTHVQLSSPGNPRHQIGRMLAIDSSGCFIAASAYEDRLAFFSRSASAGSDILDKRIFCPTDNQGKIGTASGFTSICGTIWSMCFISTDVRQPNKEHNPVLAILLNRRRSYRTELMLIEWNMKEHSLHVIYQYSEPGPLAHRIVEVPHSYGILLVFRAGDAIVMDFRDPHNPCFLYRISLNFTPPSVEEQNFVEEAIRIPDIIDEDGMYSVAASALLELSDLNKNDPMNIDDDSNVKPGSNFVCAWSWNPGNEQSPRMIFCADSGELFLIDFLFDSDGLKISLSDCLYKTQPAKALLWVRGGFLAVIIEMGDGMVLKVEEGKLVYRSPIQNIAPILDMSVVDYHDEKHDQMFACCGMAPEGSLRVIRSGISVEKLLKTAPIYQGITGTWTVKMKMADSYHSFLVLSFVEETRVLSVGVSFSDVTDFMGFQPDVCTLACGLVGDGLLVQIHQTAVRLCVPTIAAHPDGIDSLSPTFTSWSPDNMTISLGAVGPNLIVVATSSPCFLFILGIRTLSAHHKEIYQMKHVRLQDELSCISIPPLEQKPFISKTSNTNGVPLDSLPSGLDISNTFIIGTHKPSVEVLSFTSDKGVNVLAIGSITLTNTLGTTISGCIPQDVRLVLVDRLYVLSGLRNGMLLRFEWPSASIIASLESPALQTFDNSCMANSSGSSIFASQNFRTQPMQVSSLLDKTKDSPVYLQLVAVRRIGITPVFLVPLNDSLDADVIALSDRPWLLQTARHSLSYTSISFPPSTHVTPVCSPECPKGIIFVAENSLHLVEMVPSKRLNVQKFHFGGTPRKVLYHSDSRLLLVLRTDLSDDLCSSDVCCVDPLSGSVLSSFKFEPGEIGKCMELVKVGNEQVLVVGTSLSTGPAIMPSGEAESTKGRLIVLCIEQMQNSDSGSIAFSSRAGSSSQRTSPFREIGGYAAEQLSSSSLCSSPDDNSCDGIKLEESEAWHLRLGYSTTWPGMVLAVYPYLDRYFLASAGNCFYVCGFPNDNPQRVRRLAVGRTRFMIMTLTAHFTRIAVGDCRDGVLFYSYQEDARKLEQVYCDPVQRLVADCTLMDVDTAAVSDRKGSLSILSCLNHSEDNSSPECNLALTCSFYMGEIAMRVRKGSFSYKLPADDALKGCQVASNVGDISQNSIMASTLLGSIIIFIPLTREEYDLLEAVQARLVIHPLTAPILGNDHAEFRCRGSLARAPKALDGDMLAQFLELTSMQQEAVLALPLGAQNTIMFNSKQSPPPITVNQVVRLLERVHYALN, from the exons GAAACATCTGTAGAGTTGGTGATTATAGATGAAGATGGAATTGTGCAATCTATCTGTGAGCAGCCTGTATTTGGCATAATAAAAGATATAGCTGTGCTGCCCTGGAATGAGAAGTTTCGTGCTGGAAGCCTGCAG CTTTTGAGCAAGGATCTCCTGGTTGTTATTTCGGATTCAGGGAAGCTCTCAGTTCTCAGATTTTGCAATGAAATGCACAG GTTTTTCGCTGTAACACATGTTCAACTTTCATCTCCTGGAAATCCGAGGCATCAAATTGGAAGGATGTTGGCCATTGATTCCAG TGGCTGTTTCATTGCTGCTAGTGCATATGAAGACAGATTGGCTTTTTTCTCCCGCTCTGCTTCAGCTGGCAGTGATATACTTGATAAG AGAATCTTTTGTCCCACTGACAATCAAGGGAAGATTGGGACTGCCAGTGGTTTCACCAGTATCTGTGGTACCATATGGAGCATGTGCTTCATCTCAACAGATGTTCGTCAACCAAATAAGGAGCACAATCCTGTATTGGCCATTCTTCTGAATAG GAGGAGATCATATAGGACTGAGCTCATGTTGATAGAGTGGAATATGAAGGAGCATTCACTCCATGTAATATATCAGTATTCTGAACCTGGACCACTAGCACATCGTATCGTAGAAGTTCCTCATTCTTATGGAATCCTGTTAGTATTTCGTGCTGGGGATGCTATTGTGATGGACTTTAGAGATCCTCACAACCCTTGTTTTCTTTATCGAATAAGTTTAAATTTTACACCACCTTCAGTTGAGGAGCAGAATTTTGTAGAAGAGGCTATTAGAATTCCCGATATTATTGACGAAGACGGTATGTATAGCGTTGCTGCATCTGCATTGCTTGAGCTTAGCGACTTGAATAAAAATGACCCAATGAACATTGATGATGATAGCAATGTAAAACCGGGTTCAAATTTTGTCTGCGCATGGAGTTGGAATCCTGGAAATGAGCAGAGTCCTAGGATGATATTTTGTGCTGATTCTGGAGAGCTTTTCCTGATTGATTTTTTATTTGATTCTGATGGCCTGAAAATATCTCTGTCTGATTGTCTTTACAAGACTCAACCAGCCAAGGCACTTTTGTGGGTGAGAGGTGGGTTTTTGGCAGTTATCATTGAGATGGGTGATGGGATGGTGTTAAAAGTTGAAGAGGGAAAACTTGTTTATAGAAGTCCAATCCAAAATATTGCACCAATATTGGATATGTCCGTTGTGGATTACCATGATGAGAAACATGATCAAATGTTTGCCTGCTGTGGGATGGCACCTGAAGGATCTTTACGAGTTATACGCAGTGGCATCAGTGTAGAGAAATTGTTGAAAACTGCTCCTATTTATCAGGGTATTACTGGAACTTGGACAGTGAAAATGAAAATGGCTGATTCTTATCATTCTTTCCTTGTACTATCATTTGTTGAAGAGACCAGGGTTCTATCTGTTGGTGTGAGCTTTTCTGATGTAACTGACTTCATGGGTTTCCAGCCGGATGTTTGCACGTTGGCTTGTGGTCTTGTGGGCGATGGTTTACTGGTGCAAATCCACCAGACTGCTGTGAGACTATGTGTACCTACTATTGCTGCACATCCAGATGGTATTGATTCGTTATCACCAACTTTCACCTCATGGTCCCCTGATAATATGACAATAAGCCTTGGAGCTGTTGGGCCTAATTTGATAGTTGTTGCAACTTCCAGTCCATGCTTCTTATTTATTCTTGGCATCAGGACCTTATCAGCCCATCATAAAGAAATATACCAGATGAAACATGTGAGATTGCAAGATGAACTATCCTGCATTTCAATCCCCCCGCTTGAGCAAAAACCTTTTATATCTAAAACTAGTAATACAAATGGAGTTCCTTTGGATTCTCTTCCATCCGGATTGGACATTAGTAACACCTTCATTATTGGTACACATAAGCCTTCTGTAGAAGTTCTATCATTTACTTCTGATAAAGGCGTGAATGTTCTTGCCATTGGGTCTATAACCTTAACAAACACTCTTGGAACAACCATAAGTGGCTGCATTCCTCAAGATGTAAGACTTGTACTCGTTGATCGGCTTTATGTTCTTTCAGGATTAAGGAACGGTATGCTACTCAGATTTGAGTGGCCCTCTGCCTCGATAATTGCCTCACTAGAGTCGCCTGCCCTTCAAACTTTTGACAATTCTTGTATGGCTAATTCCAGtggttcctcaatttttgcttctCAGAATTTTAGAACTCAACCTATGCAAGTGTCCAGTTTATTGGATAAGACAAAGGATTCTCCTGTTTATCTGCAATTAGTTGCAGTTCGTCGGATTGGCATCACTCCTGTTTTTCTGGTTCCATTGAATGACTCTCTTGATGCTGATGTCATCGCTCTAAGCGATAGACCCTGGTTATTGCAAACTGCAAGGCATAGCCTCTcgtatacttcaatctcttttcCACCTTCCACACATGTTACTCCAGTCTGCTCACCTGAATGTCCCAAGGGAATTATCTTTGTTGCTGAAAACAGTCTTCATTTG GTGGAGATGGTGCCTAGTAAACGGCTTAATGTGCAGAAATTTCATTTTGGTGGCACTCCTCGAAAGGTTCTATATCATAGTGACAGTAGGTTGTTGCTTGTATTACGGACTGATCTCAGTGATGATTTATGTTCATCTGATGTCTGTTGCGTAGATCCTCTCAGCGGATCGGTATTGTCTTCCTTTAAGTTTGAGCCAGGGGAGATAGGAAAATGCATGGAGTTGGTAAAAGTTGGAAACGAACAAGTTCTTGTTGTTGGAACTAGTCTCTCTACTGGTCCAGCTATAATGCCTAGTGGTGAAGCTGAAAG TACAAAGGGCCGTCTAATAGTTCTTTGCATCGAGCAAATGCAAAACTCGGATAGTGGGTCAATTGCATTTTCTTCAAGGGCTGGATCATCTTCTCAACGGACTTCACCTTTCCGTGAGATTGGTGGATATGCCGCTGAACAGCTGTCTAGCAGTAGTCTTTGTAGCAGTCCTGACGATAACAGCTGTGACGGGATTAAACTTGAGGAAAGTGAGGCATGGCACTTAAGATTAGGTTATTCAACCACCTGGCCTGGAATGGTGCTTGCAGTCTACCCATACCTTGATCGTTATTTCTTGGCCTCTGCGGGCAACTGT TTTTATGTTTGTGGTTTTCCAAATGATAATCCTCAAAGAGTCAGACGCTTAGCAGTAGGGAGAACACGTTTCATGATCATGACTCTTACTGCACACTTCACCAGAATTGCTGTTGGTGATTGCCGTGATGGTGTCCTCTTCTACTCGTATCAAGAG GATGCAAGAAAACTAGAGCAAGTTTACTGTGACCCTGTCCAGAGGTTAGTTGCTGATTGCACTCTTATGGATGTAGACACAGCTGCTGTTTCAGATCGAAAGGGGAGTCTATCCATTTTATCATGTTTGAATCACTCAGAAG ATAATTCCAGTCCAGAATGCAATCTAGCTCTAACTTGTTCATTCTACATGGGTGAGATAGCTATGAGAGTTCGAAAG GGGTCATTCTCTTATAAACTTCCAGCAGATGATGCACTTAAGGGCTGTCAAGTTGCCAGCAATGTCGGTGACATATCACAAAATAGTATCATGGCTAGTACACTTTTAGGGAGCATAATTATTTTCATTCCTCTTACTAG GGAGGAATATGATCTCTTAGAAGCGGTACAGGCTAGGCTTGTCATCCATCCATTGACTGCTCCTATATTGGGAAATGACCATGCTGAATTTCGCTGTCGGGGGAGTCTG GCTAGGGCACCGAAAGCTCTGGATGGTGATATGCTTGCTCAGTTCTTGGAGCTTACTAGTATGCAACAAGAAGCTGTATTAGCATTGCCTCTCGGTGCACAAAACACAATTATGTTCAATTCAAAGCAATCTCCTCCTCCAATTACTGTCAATCAGGTTGTGCGGCTACTAGAACGTGTTCATTATGCCCTGAACTGA